The following proteins are co-located in the Microbacterium immunditiarum genome:
- the ftsH gene encoding ATP-dependent zinc metalloprotease FtsH: MDVKKITRNPLFYVLLIGVFLIVGFSLISTLGGAKQISTQQGLELLDGDTVTEVLNTDGDQRVDMTLSKPFEGATEVQFYYVSARADEVVQAIDAAAPEDGFNDAVPRPTWFDGFLSLMLPLLLLGVLFWFLLSSAQGGGSKVMQFGKSRAKLVTKEMPQVTFSDVAGADEAIEELQEIKDFLKDPARFQAVGARIPKGVLLYGPPGTGKTLLARAVAGEAGVPFYSISGSDFVEMFVGVGASRVRDLFNQAKDNAPAIIFIDEIDAVGRHRGAGLGGGHDEREQTLNQMLVEMDGFDPKANVIVIAATNRPDILDPALLRPGRFDRQIGVDAPDLQGRKRILEVHGRGKPLADGVDLEVVARKTPGFTGADLANVLNEAALLTARSNAQLIDNRALDEAIDRVIAGPQRRTRVMKDKEKLITAYHEGGHALAAAAMNHTDPVTKVTILPRGKALGYTMVLPLDDKYSVTRNELQDQLTYAMGGRVAEEIVFHDPTTGASNDIEKATNIARKMVTEYGMTTEVGPVKLGSASGEMFLGRDMGHGREYSETVAERVDQEVRALIEQAHDEAYEVLNANREILDRLALALLEKETLDHIELADIFNDVKKLPPRPQWLSSARRPVSALPPVEIPRREQPAGVAASVEAEQGTPEKKPRRRPTGQARPATA; the protein is encoded by the coding sequence ATGGACGTGAAGAAGATCACACGCAACCCGCTCTTCTATGTTCTGCTGATCGGGGTCTTTCTCATCGTCGGCTTCTCGCTGATCTCCACCCTCGGCGGAGCCAAGCAGATCTCGACCCAGCAGGGTCTCGAGCTGCTCGACGGCGACACCGTGACCGAAGTGCTCAACACCGACGGCGACCAGCGCGTCGACATGACGCTGTCCAAGCCCTTCGAGGGCGCGACCGAGGTGCAGTTCTACTACGTGTCGGCCCGTGCCGACGAGGTCGTGCAGGCGATCGACGCCGCCGCCCCCGAGGACGGCTTCAACGACGCGGTGCCGCGTCCGACGTGGTTCGACGGCTTCCTCTCGCTCATGCTCCCGCTCCTGCTGCTGGGTGTGCTGTTCTGGTTCCTGCTCTCGTCGGCGCAGGGCGGTGGCAGCAAGGTCATGCAGTTCGGCAAGTCGCGAGCGAAGCTCGTGACGAAGGAGATGCCGCAGGTCACGTTCAGCGACGTCGCGGGTGCCGACGAGGCGATCGAAGAGCTGCAGGAGATCAAGGACTTCCTCAAGGACCCGGCGCGCTTCCAGGCGGTCGGCGCGCGCATCCCCAAGGGCGTGCTGCTGTACGGCCCTCCCGGCACCGGCAAGACGCTCCTCGCGCGCGCGGTCGCGGGCGAGGCGGGCGTGCCGTTCTACTCGATCTCGGGCTCGGACTTCGTCGAGATGTTCGTCGGCGTCGGCGCGAGCCGCGTGCGGGACCTGTTCAACCAGGCGAAGGACAACGCGCCGGCCATCATCTTCATCGACGAGATCGACGCCGTGGGACGCCACCGCGGCGCGGGTCTCGGCGGCGGTCACGACGAGCGTGAGCAGACGCTGAACCAGATGCTCGTCGAGATGGACGGCTTCGACCCCAAGGCGAACGTCATCGTCATCGCGGCGACGAACCGCCCGGACATCCTCGACCCCGCGCTCCTGCGCCCGGGCCGCTTCGACCGCCAGATCGGCGTCGATGCGCCCGACCTGCAGGGCCGGAAGAGGATCCTCGAGGTGCACGGCCGGGGCAAGCCGCTCGCCGACGGCGTCGACCTCGAGGTCGTCGCTCGCAAGACTCCGGGCTTCACGGGCGCCGATCTGGCGAACGTCCTCAACGAGGCCGCCCTCCTGACGGCCCGCTCGAATGCGCAGCTCATCGACAACCGTGCGCTCGACGAGGCGATCGACCGCGTCATCGCCGGTCCGCAGCGGCGCACGCGCGTGATGAAGGACAAGGAGAAGCTCATCACGGCCTACCACGAGGGCGGTCACGCGCTCGCGGCGGCTGCGATGAACCACACCGACCCCGTCACGAAGGTCACGATCCTCCCGCGCGGCAAGGCCCTCGGCTACACGATGGTGCTGCCGCTCGACGACAAGTACTCCGTCACGCGCAACGAGCTGCAGGACCAGCTCACGTACGCGATGGGCGGTCGCGTCGCGGAGGAGATCGTGTTCCACGATCCGACGACCGGTGCCTCGAACGACATCGAGAAGGCGACGAACATCGCCCGGAAGATGGTGACCGAGTACGGCATGACCACCGAGGTGGGGCCGGTCAAGCTCGGCTCCGCGTCGGGCGAGATGTTCCTCGGCCGCGACATGGGCCATGGCCGCGAGTACTCCGAGACCGTCGCCGAGCGCGTCGATCAGGAGGTGCGCGCCCTCATCGAGCAGGCGCACGACGAGGCGTACGAAGTGCTCAACGCCAACCGCGAGATCCTCGACCGCCTCGCGCTCGCGCTCCTCGAGAAGGAGACTCTCGACCACATCGAGCTCGCCGACATCTTCAACGACGTCAAGAAGCTCCCGCCACGTCCGCAGTGGCTCTCGAGCGCCCGGCGGCCGGTCTCGGCGCTGCCCCCCGTCGAGATCCCGCGACGCGAACAGCCCGCGGGCGTGGCGGCCAGCGTGGAGGCCGAGCAGGGCACGCCCGAGAAGAAGCCTCGCCGCCGCCCGACCGGGCAGGCGCGTCCCGCGACAGCGTAG
- the folK gene encoding 2-amino-4-hydroxy-6-hydroxymethyldihydropteridine diphosphokinase, which produces MSRRLADGPRGEMPTRHDRPWVEAVVALGANLGDREATLDAAVKDLARLPLVAEVRVATPIESVAVKPEGPDDEAPTYLNSVAILMTRLAPSVLLEYLHRIEARHGRERRERWGDRTLDLDLVSYGDVQSTSPALTLPHPRAAEREFVLVPWLAIDPDAELPGAGRVDALLERLRRGGAS; this is translated from the coding sequence GTGAGCCGCCGACTCGCCGACGGCCCGCGGGGCGAGATGCCCACGCGGCACGACCGCCCGTGGGTCGAGGCCGTCGTCGCGCTCGGCGCGAACCTCGGCGACCGCGAGGCGACCCTGGACGCCGCGGTGAAGGACCTCGCGAGGCTTCCGCTGGTCGCCGAGGTGCGCGTGGCGACGCCGATCGAGTCGGTCGCCGTCAAGCCCGAAGGTCCTGACGACGAGGCGCCGACCTACCTCAACTCCGTCGCGATCCTGATGACGCGGCTCGCGCCGTCCGTCCTGCTGGAGTACCTGCATCGCATCGAGGCGCGGCACGGACGCGAGCGCCGCGAGCGGTGGGGCGACCGCACCCTCGACCTCGACCTCGTGTCGTACGGAGACGTGCAGTCGACGAGCCCCGCCCTCACGCTCCCGCACCCCCGCGCGGCCGAGCGGGAGTTCGTGCTGGTGCCGTGGCTCGCGATCGACCCGGATGCCGAGCTGCCGGGCGCCGGGCGCGTCGACGCCCTGCTCGAGCGGCTGCGGAGGGGTGGCGCATCGTGA
- the folE gene encoding GTP cyclohydrolase I FolE: MAVDRERVAAAIRDILDAIGEDPDRPGLRLTPGRVADAYAEFFAGVQADAAEPLAHTISIAHGPAPETQPSGAVMLRDIQFRSVCEHHLLLFRGKAHVAYLPGDKVVGLGALAKVVEILAARPQVQERLGEQIADTISESLEARGVLVVLEATHGCVTMRGERQREASTVTIAARGEFTEPAARAELITLMTTAGRE, from the coding sequence ATGGCTGTCGACCGTGAGCGCGTGGCCGCGGCGATCCGCGACATCCTCGACGCGATCGGCGAGGACCCGGACCGCCCCGGCCTGCGACTGACGCCTGGGCGCGTCGCCGACGCGTACGCCGAGTTCTTCGCCGGCGTTCAGGCGGATGCCGCGGAGCCGCTCGCGCACACGATCTCGATCGCGCACGGGCCCGCGCCCGAGACGCAGCCGTCCGGCGCCGTGATGCTTCGCGACATCCAGTTCCGCTCGGTGTGCGAGCATCACCTGCTGCTGTTCCGCGGCAAGGCGCACGTCGCGTACCTGCCGGGCGACAAGGTCGTCGGGCTCGGGGCGCTCGCAAAGGTCGTCGAGATCCTTGCCGCCCGCCCGCAGGTGCAGGAGCGCCTCGGAGAGCAGATCGCCGACACGATCTCCGAGTCGCTCGAGGCGCGCGGCGTGCTCGTCGTGCTCGAGGCCACGCACGGGTGCGTCACGATGCGCGGCGAGCGACAGCGCGAGGCGTCGACCGTCACGATCGCGGCGCGCGGAGAGTTCACCGAACCGGCCGCCCGTGCCGAGCTCATCACGCTCATGACCACCGCGGGGCGCGAATGA
- a CDS encoding PH domain-containing protein, with the protein MTNSPEATMPDGAPPRTPGSPADAPDSKPAITDETLDEGTFGRLIEPRSENRLVLETGAWHQISPKYVWVQLISTGSFLLIVIAATLVLTLVMHQVWAWIPGGILTVILAWTLAIMPRQARAIGYQLRDDDLVFRRGILWQRFVAVPYGRMQLVDITHGPLDRGYGIAQLKFVTAAATTGVTIPGLEQATAETLRDHLIEVAESRRTGL; encoded by the coding sequence ATGACGAACAGCCCGGAGGCGACGATGCCTGATGGGGCTCCGCCCCGAACCCCCGGCTCGCCGGCGGACGCCCCGGACTCGAAGCCCGCGATCACCGACGAGACCCTCGACGAAGGGACGTTCGGGCGCCTGATCGAGCCGCGGTCGGAGAACCGCCTCGTCCTCGAGACCGGCGCCTGGCACCAGATCTCGCCGAAGTACGTGTGGGTGCAGCTCATCTCGACCGGGTCGTTCCTGCTCATCGTGATCGCCGCGACGCTCGTGCTGACGCTCGTCATGCACCAGGTGTGGGCGTGGATCCCGGGCGGGATCCTGACGGTGATCCTCGCGTGGACGCTCGCGATCATGCCGCGCCAGGCGCGAGCGATCGGCTACCAGCTGCGCGACGACGATCTCGTGTTCCGGCGCGGCATCCTGTGGCAGCGTTTCGTCGCGGTGCCGTACGGTCGCATGCAGCTCGTCGACATCACCCACGGGCCCCTCGACCGCGGCTACGGCATCGCGCAGCTCAAGTTCGTGACCGCCGCCGCGACGACGGGCGTCACGATCCCCGGACTCGAGCAGGCGACCGCCGAGACCCTGCGCGACCACCTCATCGAGGTCGCCGAGAGCCGGCGCACGGGGCTATGA
- a CDS encoding DUF937 domain-containing protein — MAGLDDILKMIPIDQLASKLGVDPDTAAQAVEQGGGAILTGLQKNAQSPDGAAALQKALGQHQGLGDSVDVDRVDTEDGEKILKHVFGEKEQAVKQTLTEAPQTAGIDFGKLLPMLAPIVMGLLAKKQQPAGGAQAQESSGGGIGDLIGGLLGGGGGQQQGGGLDIGGLLGGLFGGNK; from the coding sequence ATGGCTGGACTGGACGACATCCTCAAGATGATTCCCATCGATCAACTCGCGTCGAAGCTGGGGGTCGACCCCGACACCGCCGCGCAGGCGGTCGAGCAGGGCGGCGGGGCGATCCTCACCGGCCTGCAGAAGAACGCGCAGTCGCCCGACGGCGCCGCCGCGCTCCAGAAGGCTCTCGGCCAGCACCAGGGTCTCGGAGACTCCGTCGACGTCGACCGCGTCGACACCGAGGACGGCGAGAAGATCCTCAAGCACGTGTTCGGTGAGAAGGAGCAGGCGGTCAAGCAGACGCTCACCGAGGCCCCGCAGACGGCGGGAATCGACTTCGGCAAGCTCCTGCCGATGCTCGCGCCCATCGTCATGGGACTCCTCGCGAAGAAGCAGCAGCCTGCCGGCGGCGCGCAGGCCCAGGAGTCCTCGGGCGGCGGCATCGGCGACCTCATCGGCGGACTGCTCGGCGGCGGAGGCGGGCAGCAGCAGGGCGGCGGCCTCGACATCGGCGGGTTGCTGGGCGGCCTGTTCGGCGGCAACAAATAA
- a CDS encoding PH domain-containing protein: protein MTEPQAFTGGPVVAGPLRSPLSDGDWHRLHPLTPLLRGGIFLLVVIGVIVANLRDRLVFLFLPWFAPDADIENWETGDPIDWIVANNLYFLAGVVVLAVLILLVVLFYLSWRFHTFRITEDDVEVRSGVLFRTQRRAPLDRVQGVNLVRPMVARLLGMAKLEVVGAGADANVKLEYLSTANAEAVRADILRLASGRRLTDAGSGPAGPAGPRSRAHALSATVSRGITGLIEGDEAPVAEPESVVSIPVGRIILAQVVSMSTVAFIIALIAVGVAASFGITWVLFAYVPALIGLGALWVRTIFRSLRYSIAPTPDGVRITFGLLTTITEIVPPGRVHAVEVEQPILWRPFGWWKIRINRLSGRSASEGNADQFTTALPVGTALDVERVLRLLQPTVGEAEWALIVREGISGPTEEDSFTTTPERAWIIRPLSWRRTGFRLTDDLLLLRRGIIWRKLAIVPLARMQSFGVYQGPVDRALRVASARAHVVSGPVYASVAAVDRERALELFDDVARATVRAAEIDRSHRWAEAAAADAEADARAAVPDAEVTDAPAAPGPQPDPPPTEAVRPAPDAPDAPDAPAPPAYDGDRA from the coding sequence ATGACCGAACCGCAGGCCTTCACGGGCGGACCGGTCGTCGCGGGCCCTTTACGGTCGCCGCTCAGCGACGGGGACTGGCACCGGCTGCATCCGCTCACGCCGCTGCTGCGCGGCGGGATCTTCCTGCTCGTCGTGATCGGCGTCATCGTCGCGAACCTGCGCGATCGACTGGTCTTCCTGTTCCTGCCGTGGTTCGCCCCCGACGCCGACATCGAGAACTGGGAGACCGGCGACCCCATCGACTGGATCGTCGCGAACAATCTGTACTTCCTCGCCGGCGTCGTCGTGCTCGCCGTGCTGATCCTGCTCGTCGTGCTGTTCTACCTGTCGTGGCGGTTCCACACGTTCCGCATCACCGAGGACGACGTCGAGGTGCGCAGCGGGGTCCTCTTCCGCACGCAGCGACGCGCACCGCTCGATCGCGTGCAGGGCGTGAACCTCGTGCGTCCGATGGTCGCGAGGCTGCTCGGCATGGCGAAGCTCGAGGTCGTCGGCGCCGGCGCCGACGCGAACGTCAAGCTCGAGTACCTGTCGACGGCGAACGCCGAGGCGGTGCGCGCCGACATCCTGCGGCTCGCATCGGGCCGACGATTGACGGATGCCGGGTCCGGCCCCGCGGGGCCGGCAGGCCCGCGCTCGCGTGCCCACGCCCTCTCCGCGACGGTGAGCCGCGGGATCACGGGGCTCATCGAGGGCGACGAGGCGCCCGTCGCCGAGCCCGAGTCGGTTGTCAGCATCCCGGTCGGACGCATCATCCTCGCGCAGGTCGTGAGCATGTCGACGGTGGCGTTCATCATCGCGCTCATCGCGGTGGGCGTCGCCGCGTCGTTCGGCATCACATGGGTGCTCTTCGCGTACGTCCCCGCGCTGATCGGTCTCGGGGCGCTGTGGGTGCGCACGATCTTCCGCTCCCTGCGCTACTCGATCGCGCCGACGCCCGACGGCGTGCGCATCACGTTCGGGCTGCTCACGACGATCACCGAGATCGTGCCGCCCGGACGGGTGCACGCGGTCGAGGTCGAGCAGCCGATCCTGTGGCGTCCGTTCGGGTGGTGGAAGATCCGCATCAACCGCCTGTCGGGCCGCAGCGCGTCCGAGGGCAACGCCGACCAGTTCACGACCGCTCTTCCCGTGGGCACGGCCCTCGACGTCGAGCGCGTCCTGCGCCTGCTGCAGCCGACGGTCGGCGAGGCGGAGTGGGCGCTCATCGTGCGGGAGGGCATCAGCGGTCCGACCGAGGAGGACTCGTTCACGACGACGCCCGAGCGCGCGTGGATCATCCGCCCGCTGTCGTGGCGGCGCACGGGCTTCCGCCTCACCGACGACCTGCTCCTGCTGCGGCGCGGCATCATCTGGCGCAAGCTCGCAATCGTGCCGCTGGCCCGCATGCAGAGCTTCGGGGTATACCAGGGTCCCGTGGATCGCGCGCTGCGCGTGGCTTCGGCGCGGGCGCACGTCGTGAGCGGACCCGTGTACGCCTCCGTCGCGGCGGTCGATCGCGAGCGCGCGCTCGAGCTCTTCGACGACGTCGCTCGCGCGACGGTGCGCGCCGCCGAGATCGACCGTTCGCACCGCTGGGCGGAGGCGGCCGCGGCCGACGCTGAGGCGGACGCGCGTGCTGCCGTCCCAGACGCAGAGGTGACGGATGCTCCCGCCGCGCCAGGACCGCAGCCGGATCCGCCCCCGACCGAGGCGGTTCGGCCGGCGCCCGACGCGCCCGATGCGCCTGACGCCCCCGCGCCACCCGCGTACGACGGAGACCGCGCATGA
- the tilS gene encoding tRNA lysidine(34) synthetase TilS: protein MEHRPGLDPAVAEVRLAVRRALGGLAPGSGVVVALSGGADSLALASAVAFEAPKRGLQAIAVVIDHGLQEGSTDAAATAADTARALGLEARVVRVEVSAGDGLEAAARAARYEALAAEALDSGAAVLTGHTLDDQAETVLLGLARGSGGASLQGMAPSSTLSSGVALLRPLLGVRRATTRAACAAEGLEPWDDPHNVDPRFARVRVRERVLPVLEAELGPGVAEALARTAEQLREDAEAFADMIDEVIEDIVEHAEAGISVSVAALAANPAALRNRIIRHVVAAEFGESLSRTQTLEVARLVTDWSGQGPIDLPGCRAHRAGGRIVFTANVPR, encoded by the coding sequence GTGGAACACCGACCCGGTCTCGACCCCGCCGTCGCGGAGGTGCGCCTCGCCGTGCGCCGCGCCCTCGGCGGCCTCGCGCCGGGATCCGGCGTCGTCGTCGCGCTGTCGGGCGGCGCGGACTCGCTCGCGCTCGCGTCCGCCGTCGCGTTCGAGGCGCCGAAGCGGGGTCTCCAGGCGATCGCGGTGGTCATCGACCACGGTCTTCAGGAGGGGTCGACGGATGCCGCGGCCACCGCCGCCGACACCGCGCGCGCTCTCGGGCTCGAGGCCCGGGTCGTGCGCGTTGAGGTGTCGGCCGGCGACGGTCTGGAGGCGGCGGCTCGCGCGGCGCGATACGAGGCGCTCGCCGCGGAGGCTCTCGACTCCGGCGCCGCCGTCCTCACCGGCCACACCCTCGACGACCAGGCCGAGACCGTCCTCCTGGGCCTCGCCCGCGGGTCGGGCGGCGCGAGCCTGCAGGGCATGGCGCCCTCCTCGACGCTCTCGAGCGGCGTCGCCCTCCTGCGTCCGCTGCTCGGCGTGCGCCGTGCGACGACCCGCGCCGCGTGCGCGGCCGAGGGCCTCGAGCCGTGGGACGACCCGCACAATGTCGACCCGCGCTTCGCGCGCGTGCGCGTCCGCGAGAGGGTGCTGCCGGTCCTCGAGGCCGAGCTCGGACCGGGTGTCGCCGAAGCCCTCGCGCGCACCGCCGAGCAGCTGCGCGAAGACGCGGAGGCCTTCGCCGACATGATCGACGAGGTCATCGAAGACATCGTCGAGCACGCCGAGGCCGGCATCTCGGTGTCGGTCGCGGCGCTCGCGGCGAATCCGGCGGCGCTGCGCAACCGCATCATCCGTCACGTCGTCGCGGCGGAGTTCGGCGAGAGCCTCTCGCGCACGCAGACGCTCGAGGTCGCACGCCTCGTGACGGACTGGTCGGGTCAGGGCCCGATCGACCTTCCCGGGTGCCGCGCCCACCGCGCCGGCGGACGTATCGTCTTCACCGCGAACGTGCCGCGCTGA
- the folB gene encoding dihydroneopterin aldolase, whose protein sequence is MEGLDEIRLTGLRVFGRHGVYPDERRDGQWFVVDFAVRIDTRPAAASDDVEDTVHYGELAARVAAIVEGEPVDLIETLAARIADALLGPERVQSAEVTVHKPDAPIPLTFADVAVTIRRAKGAASGSSVGERGVAL, encoded by the coding sequence ATGGAAGGTCTCGACGAGATCCGGCTGACGGGCCTTCGCGTCTTCGGCCGCCACGGTGTCTACCCCGACGAGCGTCGGGACGGGCAGTGGTTCGTGGTCGACTTCGCGGTGCGCATCGACACGCGCCCCGCGGCGGCCAGCGACGACGTCGAAGACACGGTCCACTACGGCGAGCTCGCCGCGCGCGTGGCCGCGATCGTCGAGGGCGAGCCGGTCGATCTGATCGAGACGCTCGCCGCGCGCATCGCCGACGCGCTGCTCGGGCCAGAAAGGGTTCAGTCCGCCGAGGTGACGGTGCACAAGCCGGATGCCCCGATCCCGCTGACCTTCGCCGATGTCGCCGTCACCATCCGGCGCGCGAAGGGCGCGGCATCCGGTTCTTCTGTCGGCGAGAGGGGAGTCGCGCTGTGA
- the hpt gene encoding hypoxanthine phosphoribosyltransferase, translating into MRAAEVHSDITEVLVTEEQILERLKEIAAQVDADYAGKDLLLVGVLKGAIMVMADFSRALKLVAPIDWMAVSSYGKGTKSSGVVQIRKDLDTDLTGKHVLIVEDIIDSGLTLSWLLENFESRGAESIEVFALLRKPDAAKVEVNCRYVGFDIPNDFVVGYGLDYAERYRNLRDVAVLAPHVYS; encoded by the coding sequence ATGCGCGCGGCCGAAGTCCACAGTGACATCACCGAAGTCCTCGTCACCGAGGAGCAGATCCTGGAAAGACTGAAGGAGATCGCGGCGCAGGTCGACGCCGACTACGCCGGCAAGGATCTGCTGCTGGTCGGCGTGCTCAAGGGCGCGATCATGGTGATGGCCGACTTCTCGCGCGCGCTCAAGCTGGTGGCGCCGATCGACTGGATGGCGGTGTCGTCGTACGGCAAGGGCACGAAGTCGAGTGGTGTCGTGCAGATCCGCAAGGACCTCGACACCGACCTCACCGGCAAGCACGTGCTCATCGTCGAGGACATCATCGACTCCGGCCTGACGCTGAGCTGGCTGCTCGAGAACTTCGAGTCCCGCGGAGCGGAGTCGATCGAGGTGTTCGCACTGCTGCGCAAGCCGGATGCCGCGAAGGTCGAGGTGAACTGCCGGTACGTGGGCTTCGACATCCCCAACGACTTCGTCGTGGGCTACGGCCTCGACTACGCCGAGCGCTACCGCAACCTGCGCGACGTCGCGGTCCTCGCGCCGCACGTCTACTCCTGA
- the folP gene encoding dihydropteroate synthase, protein MTLIMGVVNVTPDSFSDGGRYDDTERAIAHGMALCARGADLVDVGGESTRPGADRVSPDIERARVIPVIEALAAAGVTVSVDTMNASTGVAAVEAGARIVNDVSGGLADPEMLSAVAETGADIVLQHWRGASSDMYANARYDDVLREVIDELAGRIRAAAKAGIPPARMIIDPGIGFGKQGDQNWGVLRGLERIVGIGPRVLVGTSRKRFLAETLGPDEPGGDTVSERRRDLATAVTSVLAAEAGVWAVRVHDVGATKDALRIAEAWRGEDRWKVSTRSG, encoded by the coding sequence ATGACGCTCATCATGGGGGTCGTCAACGTGACGCCCGACTCCTTCAGCGACGGCGGCCGGTATGACGACACCGAGCGGGCGATCGCCCACGGCATGGCGCTGTGCGCGCGCGGCGCCGACCTCGTCGACGTCGGCGGCGAGTCGACCCGCCCCGGCGCGGACCGGGTGTCACCCGACATCGAGCGCGCTCGCGTCATCCCGGTCATCGAAGCGCTGGCCGCCGCGGGTGTCACCGTGAGCGTCGACACGATGAACGCCTCGACCGGGGTCGCCGCGGTCGAAGCGGGCGCCCGCATCGTGAACGATGTGTCGGGCGGGCTCGCCGATCCCGAGATGCTCTCCGCGGTCGCCGAGACCGGCGCCGACATCGTGCTGCAGCACTGGCGTGGTGCCTCCTCCGACATGTACGCGAACGCGCGTTACGACGACGTCCTCCGCGAGGTCATCGACGAGCTCGCCGGGCGCATCCGGGCCGCCGCGAAAGCGGGCATCCCGCCCGCTCGCATGATCATCGACCCGGGCATCGGCTTCGGCAAGCAGGGCGACCAGAACTGGGGCGTGCTGCGCGGACTCGAGCGCATCGTCGGCATCGGGCCGCGCGTGCTCGTGGGCACGAGTCGCAAGCGGTTCCTCGCCGAGACGCTCGGACCGGACGAGCCCGGCGGAGACACCGTCTCGGAGCGCCGGCGCGACCTCGCGACCGCCGTGACGAGCGTCCTCGCGGCGGAAGCCGGCGTGTGGGCCGTACGCGTGCACGACGTGGGCGCGACAAAGGACGCGCTGCGGATCGCCGAGGCATGGAGGGGAGAGGACCGATGGAAGGTCTCGACGAGATCCGGCTGA
- a CDS encoding DUF3180 family protein, with protein sequence MKRTSAGILIVAAVIGIGVGFLIDQVLTATGRPTFTPAVTLPILLVLLGAVVVALAVPIRRAIHGSSAQAVNPFRAVRIAMLAKASSIVGAAVGGIGLGLALFLVTRPVTPSLGSMGTILATAAAGALLIAAGLVAEHLCIIRKDDHDEQPGGDDA encoded by the coding sequence GTGAAGCGCACGAGCGCGGGCATCCTCATCGTCGCCGCGGTCATCGGCATCGGCGTGGGCTTCCTCATCGACCAGGTCCTCACGGCCACCGGGCGCCCCACGTTCACGCCCGCGGTGACGCTCCCGATCCTCCTCGTGCTCCTCGGCGCGGTCGTCGTCGCTCTCGCGGTGCCGATCCGCCGTGCGATCCACGGCAGCTCCGCCCAGGCGGTCAATCCGTTCCGCGCGGTGCGCATCGCGATGCTCGCGAAGGCGTCGAGCATCGTCGGGGCAGCGGTCGGCGGAATCGGCCTGGGCCTCGCGTTGTTCCTCGTCACGCGGCCTGTAACGCCCTCGCTAGGCTCGATGGGCACGATCCTCGCGACCGCCGCCGCGGGCGCTCTCCTGATCGCCGCCGGCCTGGTAGCCGAGCACCTGTGCATCATCCGGAAGGACGACCATGACGAACAGCCCGGAGGCGACGATGCCTGA
- a CDS encoding inorganic diphosphatase, which translates to MGAYDAVIEIPRGSRVKYEVDHGTGRVFLDRVLFTPMGYPANYGFFEDTLGEDGDPLDVLLLLDRDLYPGILAKVRPVGVLKMSDEAGGDDKVVAVLAKDPRWDHIQDVDDIDEWTKSEIGHFFEHYKDLEPGKWVKVEQWADAAEAERLVSEAFDRFHENEGQTATQGAGEAPKTI; encoded by the coding sequence ATGGGCGCGTACGACGCCGTCATCGAGATCCCGCGCGGCAGCCGCGTGAAGTACGAGGTCGACCACGGCACCGGCCGCGTCTTCCTCGACCGGGTGCTCTTCACCCCCATGGGCTACCCCGCGAACTACGGCTTCTTCGAAGACACGCTCGGCGAGGACGGCGACCCGCTCGACGTGCTCCTGCTGCTCGATCGCGACCTCTACCCGGGCATCCTCGCGAAGGTCCGCCCGGTCGGCGTGCTCAAGATGAGCGACGAGGCCGGCGGCGATGACAAGGTCGTCGCGGTGCTCGCGAAGGACCCCCGCTGGGACCACATCCAGGACGTCGACGACATCGACGAGTGGACGAAGTCCGAGATCGGCCACTTCTTCGAGCACTACAAGGACCTCGAGCCCGGCAAGTGGGTCAAGGTCGAGCAGTGGGCGGACGCCGCCGAGGCCGAGCGGCTCGTGTCGGAGGCGTTCGACCGCTTCCACGAGAACGAGGGCCAGACCGCGACGCAGGGTGCGGGCGAGGCGCCGAAGACGATCTGA